From a single Candidatus Defluviilinea gracilis genomic region:
- a CDS encoding four helix bundle protein, with protein MPTSLEDVRVLKSVEQITDAVYKAASRWDEFAKDVVGKQISRAADSIGANIAESFGRYHFGEKIQFLYYARGSLFETKYWLNRSSARELMSVADSKNYAAKLTEIARQLNLYISSFKSQRSGEITVAKTVKESPVEYLTSRLPDNFPDVLFDETDFAWLESPP; from the coding sequence ATGCCGACTTCGTTGGAAGATGTGCGAGTGTTGAAGAGCGTTGAGCAGATTACTGATGCTGTCTACAAAGCCGCCTCACGCTGGGATGAGTTTGCCAAAGATGTTGTCGGCAAGCAGATTTCACGCGCGGCGGATTCAATTGGAGCGAATATTGCCGAGTCGTTTGGGCGTTATCATTTTGGGGAAAAGATTCAGTTTTTGTATTATGCTCGCGGTAGTTTGTTTGAGACAAAGTATTGGCTAAATCGCTCATCTGCGCGAGAGTTAATGTCTGTTGCCGATTCAAAGAATTACGCCGCAAAGTTGACAGAAATTGCTCGTCAACTTAATTTGTATATTTCCAGTTTCAAAAGTCAGCGCTCGGGTGAAATCACCGTTGCCAAAACCGTGAAGGAAAGCCCCGTCGAATATCTCACCTCACGCCTGCCAGATAATTTCCCCGATGTCCTCTTTGACGAAACCGACTTCGCCTGGCTCGAATCACCACCCTAA
- a CDS encoding xanthine dehydrogenase family protein subunit M, whose product MKPAPFEYHAPNSIEEVVILKSQYGDDAKFLAGGQSLVPAMNFRIVQPSVLIDLNRARELSYIREEGNVIRVGSMARERHLEFDASIKKYAPLLHEAVPSIAHPQIRNRGTIGGSIVNADPAAELPVLMIALNARLKAKNTSGERWLDAKDFFAGMFTTALEPDEVLVEIELPFAAPRTGWSFMEVAPRSGDYAMMGVATTVTLDENGKCRSVKLVYLNAGDGPVDAVEAAQSLVGEALNDTLIESAALHASEKEISPFGNIHSSVEFQHHLAKTLTMKTLKIAAERATQEN is encoded by the coding sequence ATGAAACCAGCCCCCTTTGAATACCACGCTCCAAACTCCATCGAAGAAGTTGTGATTTTGAAAAGTCAATACGGCGACGACGCCAAATTTTTGGCGGGCGGACAAAGCCTTGTGCCTGCGATGAATTTCCGCATTGTGCAACCGAGCGTGTTGATTGACTTGAATCGCGCGAGGGAGTTGAGTTACATTCGCGAAGAGGGGAACGTGATTCGAGTCGGTTCGATGGCGCGCGAACGACATTTGGAATTCGACGCTTCGATAAAAAAATATGCGCCGCTGTTGCATGAAGCCGTGCCGTCCATCGCGCATCCGCAGATCCGCAACCGCGGCACGATCGGCGGGAGCATTGTCAACGCCGATCCCGCCGCTGAGTTGCCCGTGTTGATGATCGCGCTGAACGCGAGATTGAAAGCGAAAAACACATCTGGCGAGCGATGGCTTGACGCCAAAGATTTTTTTGCAGGGATGTTCACCACTGCGCTTGAACCCGATGAAGTTTTGGTGGAGATCGAATTGCCGTTTGCCGCGCCGCGCACAGGCTGGTCGTTTATGGAAGTCGCGCCGCGCTCAGGCGATTACGCCATGATGGGCGTTGCTACAACTGTGACGTTGGATGAAAACGGAAAATGCAGATCGGTGAAATTGGTGTACTTGAATGCAGGCGATGGGCCTGTGGACGCCGTCGAAGCCGCGCAAAGTTTGGTGGGCGAAGCGTTGAACGACACGTTGATCGAATCTGCCGCGTTACATGCGAGCGAAAAAGAAATTTCGCCGTTCGGAAATATCCACTCTTCGGTTGAGTTCCAACATCACTTGGCGAAGACGCTGACGATGAAGACGTTGAAGATCGCGGCGGAACGAGCAACACAAGAGAATTAG
- the fdrA gene encoding acyl-CoA synthetase FdrA, translated as MTVVKWNVRAGAYYDSVVLMQLQRGLLELNGVLDAGVVMATQANRDLLATNNLLPADISANPDDLLIVVKANDDTSAENAIGQVDELLARRKSSNSQDSLDFRPRSLSAAVKQLPEANWVLISVPGRYAAGVAREALELGKHVFLYSDNVSLEDEISLKKTAREKGLLVMGPDCGTAIINGIGLGFANRVRRGSIGVVGASGTGTQAVTAQIHNLGAGISHAIGTGGRDLKSDVGAITAHQALDVLARDPDTKVIALISKPPSPDVATQLISAAQSTGKPVVVYFIGYPAPARKIGNLHFAVSLSEAAEISIGELENQRILQSSNSRFLRGLYSGGTLAYETMVGLQASLSPLYSNSPITNSQNLDDPLHSHAHTIIDLGDEFFMVGRLHPMIDNDLRIRRMKQEAADAEVGMILFDVVLGEGSHLDPAGELAPVIKEIREKRIGELEFVAIVIGTDEDPQNLQSQISQLEDAGVKVFRTASEAVEYISLKFSHREANQFPPVNLAQLKQPLAGINVGLESFYESLISQGAQAVHVEWKPPAGGNERLASLLAKMKK; from the coding sequence ATGACAGTCGTCAAATGGAACGTCCGCGCGGGAGCGTATTACGACTCGGTTGTGCTGATGCAGCTTCAACGCGGCTTGCTTGAATTGAACGGCGTGCTTGATGCGGGCGTCGTCATGGCAACTCAAGCCAATCGAGATTTGCTTGCAACAAACAACCTCCTGCCAGCAGACATTTCCGCCAACCCCGATGATCTGCTGATCGTCGTCAAAGCGAATGATGATACCTCTGCCGAAAATGCGATTGGTCAAGTAGATGAACTTCTCGCACGCCGAAAATCCTCTAATTCTCAAGATTCTCTTGACTTCCGCCCACGAAGTTTGAGCGCGGCGGTGAAACAATTGCCTGAGGCAAATTGGGTGTTGATCTCCGTGCCTGGACGCTATGCGGCGGGTGTCGCGCGCGAAGCGTTGGAACTTGGCAAGCACGTTTTCCTTTATAGCGACAACGTCTCACTCGAAGATGAAATTTCATTGAAGAAAACGGCGCGTGAAAAAGGTCTGCTCGTGATGGGACCTGATTGCGGCACAGCCATCATCAACGGCATCGGGCTAGGATTCGCCAACCGCGTGCGGCGCGGCTCGATAGGAGTCGTCGGCGCATCGGGAACGGGCACGCAGGCGGTTACGGCGCAAATTCACAATCTCGGCGCGGGAATTTCTCACGCCATCGGCACAGGCGGGCGGGATTTGAAATCGGATGTTGGCGCGATCACGGCGCATCAAGCCCTCGATGTGTTAGCCCGCGACCCTGATACGAAAGTCATTGCGCTTATCTCCAAGCCGCCGTCGCCTGACGTTGCCACGCAATTAATTTCTGCGGCGCAATCCACTGGCAAGCCTGTTGTCGTTTATTTTATTGGCTATCCCGCGCCTGCGAGGAAGATCGGCAATTTGCATTTTGCGGTCAGTTTGAGTGAGGCGGCGGAGATTTCCATTGGAGAATTAGAGAATCAGAGAATTCTCCAATCCTCTAATTCTCGGTTTTTGCGAGGTTTGTATTCAGGTGGAACTCTCGCCTACGAAACTATGGTCGGGTTGCAAGCAAGTCTTTCTCCGCTTTATTCCAATTCTCCAATCACTAATTCTCAGAATTTGGATGACCCTCTTCATAGCCACGCCCACACCATCATTGATCTCGGCGACGAATTCTTCATGGTCGGACGTTTGCATCCGATGATTGATAACGATCTGCGAATCAGACGGATGAAACAGGAAGCGGCGGATGCGGAAGTGGGGATGATCCTCTTCGACGTGGTTCTCGGCGAAGGTTCGCACCTTGACCCTGCGGGGGAGTTAGCGCCTGTGATAAAGGAGATTCGAGAGAAGAGAATTGGAGAATTGGAGTTTGTGGCGATTGTGATTGGGACGGATGAAGACCCGCAGAATCTCCAATCTCAAATCTCCCAATTAGAAGATGCGGGAGTAAAAGTTTTTCGCACTGCATCAGAAGCAGTCGAATACATCAGTTTGAAGTTTAGCCATCGTGAAGCGAATCAATTCCCGCCTGTGAATTTAGCGCAACTCAAACAACCGCTGGCTGGAATCAATGTCGGTTTGGAGTCGTTTTATGAAAGCCTCATATCCCAAGGCGCGCAAGCCGTGCATGTGGAGTGGAAGCCGCCTGCGGGTGGGAATGAACGGCTGGCGAGTCTGCTGGCGAAGATGAAGAAATAG
- a CDS encoding malate synthase A: MELTTTVSPGFDEILTADALRFLEQLEREFGARRLSMLRARVARQEEFDAGGLPDFLPATRPIRAGDWKVAPIPADLQNRRVEITGPTDRKMVINALNSGANVFMADFEDANSPTWNNMIEGHINLRDALERAIDFTSPDGKRYRLNERVAVLMVRPRGWHLVEKHALVDGKPISASLFDFGLYFFHNARRLLDKGSGPYVYLPKLESHLEARLWNDVFNFAQDALHLPRGAIKATVLIETILAAFEMDEILYELRDHIAGLNAGRWDYIFSIIKKFHNHPNVILPDRSQITMTVPFMRAYTELLVKTCHTRGAHAMGGMAAFIPSRKDPQVNEAALAKVRADKQRESSDGFDGTWVAHPDLVPVAAEAFDQALGERPHQKEKLREDVRVEAGHLLDFKIRESSITEAGARLNINVALQYLDAWLRGSGAVGIYNLMEDAATAEISRAQVWQWIHHHAPLADGRAMTAELYRGFLEEEMGKIRSQYGEQAYPSSRIEEAKQLFDRLTLDTSFADFLTLPAYDYLD; this comes from the coding sequence ATGGAACTAACGACCACAGTATCACCGGGCTTCGATGAAATCCTGACCGCGGATGCCCTGCGGTTCCTCGAACAACTCGAACGAGAATTTGGCGCGCGCCGACTTAGCATGCTAAGGGCGCGCGTTGCGCGTCAGGAGGAGTTTGACGCCGGCGGCCTGCCCGATTTTCTGCCCGCCACCCGTCCCATCCGCGCAGGCGATTGGAAGGTCGCGCCCATTCCAGCCGACCTGCAAAACCGCCGCGTCGAGATCACCGGTCCCACCGACCGCAAGATGGTCATCAACGCCCTCAACTCCGGGGCAAACGTCTTCATGGCAGACTTCGAAGACGCCAACTCTCCCACTTGGAATAATATGATCGAGGGGCATATCAACCTGCGCGACGCGCTCGAACGGGCAATTGACTTTACCTCTCCCGACGGCAAGCGTTACCGCCTCAACGAACGGGTGGCTGTTCTCATGGTCCGACCGCGCGGCTGGCACCTCGTTGAAAAGCACGCGCTGGTAGACGGTAAACCGATCTCCGCTTCGCTGTTCGATTTTGGTTTGTACTTTTTTCACAACGCGCGACGCCTGCTCGATAAGGGCTCCGGGCCCTATGTGTATCTTCCCAAACTCGAAAGCCATCTTGAAGCCCGCTTATGGAACGACGTCTTCAACTTCGCGCAAGACGCGCTACACCTGCCGCGCGGCGCGATCAAAGCGACCGTGCTGATCGAAACCATCCTCGCCGCCTTCGAAATGGATGAGATTCTCTACGAACTGCGCGATCACATCGCCGGGTTGAACGCGGGTCGCTGGGATTACATCTTCAGCATCATCAAAAAATTTCACAACCATCCAAACGTGATTCTGCCCGACCGTTCCCAGATCACCATGACCGTGCCGTTCATGCGCGCATACACCGAATTGCTGGTGAAGACCTGTCATACGCGCGGCGCGCATGCCATGGGCGGCATGGCGGCGTTCATACCCAGCCGAAAAGACCCGCAGGTCAATGAAGCCGCGCTGGCAAAAGTCCGCGCCGATAAACAGCGCGAATCAAGCGACGGCTTCGACGGCACCTGGGTGGCGCATCCCGACCTTGTGCCGGTCGCGGCGGAGGCGTTCGATCAGGCGCTGGGCGAGAGACCTCATCAAAAAGAAAAGTTGAGGGAGGATGTCCGCGTTGAAGCGGGGCATCTTTTGGATTTCAAAATACGCGAATCCAGCATTACCGAAGCGGGCGCGCGACTCAACATCAATGTGGCTTTGCAATATCTGGATGCCTGGTTGCGCGGCTCGGGCGCGGTGGGAATTTACAACTTGATGGAAGACGCCGCCACCGCGGAAATTTCGCGCGCGCAAGTCTGGCAGTGGATTCATCATCACGCGCCGCTGGCAGACGGGCGCGCGATGACGGCTGAACTGTATCGCGGTTTTCTCGAGGAAGAAATGGGGAAGATTCGGTCGCAGTATGGCGAGCAGGCTTACCCGTCGAGCCGAATCGAAGAGGCGAAACAGTTGTTCGATCGCCTGACGTTGGACACATCCTTTGCCGATTTTCTCACGCTTCCCGCATATGACTATTTGGATTGA
- the aceA gene encoding isocitrate lyase, with the protein MYHKYQPKSVDELKSEWAQSPRWAGVKRPYSAEEVDRLRGTFQHDYTIARMGAERLWELLHAEKFIRALGALTGNQAVEMAQAGLKAIYLSGWQVAGDANDALTMYPDQSLYPVTSVPTVLRRINNALIRADQIQHMEGRDGEVHYFTPIIADAEAGFGGPLNTFELIKGMIEAGAAGIHLEDQLSSMKKCGHMGGKVLVPIHDFVQKLIAARLAADVQGVPTLFIGRTDALSATLIRGDIDRVDQEHLSGERTADGFWVVKNGLEYAVARALEFAPYVDLIWCETSTPDMDEAREFAKAIHASHPGKLLAYNCSPSFNWKRKLNDQQIAAFQEELGDMGYKFQFITLAGFHTLNASMYDLAWNYARAGMTAFVNVQEHEFKMEREMGFRAVKHQSFVGAGYFDQVQMAVTGGDVSTSAMKGSTEEQQFSVSH; encoded by the coding sequence ATGTATCATAAATACCAACCCAAGTCTGTCGATGAATTGAAGAGCGAGTGGGCGCAAAGTCCGCGCTGGGCGGGCGTGAAGCGCCCGTATTCCGCCGAGGAAGTGGACCGCCTGCGCGGGACGTTTCAACACGATTACACGATCGCCCGCATGGGAGCGGAACGGTTGTGGGAACTTCTCCACGCCGAAAAATTTATTCGCGCGCTCGGCGCATTGACGGGCAACCAGGCGGTGGAGATGGCGCAAGCGGGGTTGAAGGCGATCTATCTCAGCGGCTGGCAGGTGGCAGGCGACGCGAACGACGCGTTGACGATGTATCCGGACCAGAGCCTGTACCCGGTGACGAGCGTGCCGACCGTGTTGCGCCGCATCAATAACGCGTTGATCCGCGCCGATCAGATCCAGCACATGGAGGGGCGCGACGGCGAAGTGCATTACTTCACTCCGATCATTGCCGATGCGGAGGCTGGCTTTGGGGGACCGCTCAACACTTTTGAATTGATCAAAGGCATGATCGAGGCGGGCGCGGCGGGCATTCATCTCGAAGACCAACTCTCTTCCATGAAGAAGTGCGGGCACATGGGCGGAAAAGTGTTGGTGCCGATCCACGATTTTGTGCAGAAGTTGATCGCGGCGCGGCTGGCGGCAGACGTGCAGGGCGTGCCCACCCTTTTCATCGGGCGCACAGACGCGCTCAGCGCCACGCTCATCCGCGGCGACATCGACCGCGTGGACCAGGAACATCTCAGCGGCGAACGCACCGCCGACGGGTTCTGGGTCGTCAAAAACGGGCTTGAGTATGCTGTGGCGCGCGCGCTCGAATTCGCTCCGTATGTGGATCTGATCTGGTGCGAAACCTCCACGCCCGATATGGACGAAGCGCGCGAATTTGCCAAAGCGATCCACGCCAGCCATCCCGGTAAATTATTGGCGTATAATTGCTCTCCATCGTTTAATTGGAAGCGCAAACTCAACGACCAGCAGATCGCGGCGTTCCAGGAAGAATTAGGCGACATGGGCTACAAGTTTCAGTTCATCACGCTGGCGGGGTTCCATACCCTCAACGCCAGCATGTACGATCTGGCATGGAATTACGCCCGCGCAGGTATGACCGCCTTTGTGAACGTGCAGGAACACGAATTCAAGATGGAACGCGAGATGGGCTTCCGCGCTGTGAAGCATCAATCCTTCGTGGGCGCGGGATATTTCGACCAGGTGCAAATGGCTGTGACCGGCGGCGATGTCTCCACGTCTGCCATGAAAGGTTCCACAGAAGAACAGCAATTTAGCGTCAGTCATTAA
- a CDS encoding DUF1116 domain-containing protein produces MMDINNANQIAVDKIMNARPILKAVATARDVIPGMKDNLFLHAGPPIEWARMSGPLRGAIIGAMLFEGVAASEAEATSMVERGEVEFDSCHHHGAVGPMAGVTSASMKVYVVENVEHGNKSFSNLNEGYGKVLRYGAYSDEVLKKLHWMNDVLGVALADALASSSGLDMRALIAEALHMGDEGHNRNKAGSLLYLKLIAPLIAKVVKDDSVESEVLQFLGDNALSVLNPVMAACKAMTDAAHGVEGSTIVTTMARNGTDFGIRVSGLGERQWFTAPAEIPVGLFFSGFSQADANPDIGDSAITETAGIGGFAMATAPAIVTFVGGTPKDAMNATLEMYEITFAESKFFTMPSLEFRGTPTGIDLRKVVELGITPRINTGIAHKNAGVGQVGAGLVRPPLKIFEDALVAFAEKYEL; encoded by the coding sequence ATTATGGATATTAACAATGCAAACCAAATCGCTGTTGACAAGATAATGAATGCAAGACCAATTCTCAAAGCCGTCGCCACTGCGCGGGATGTTATCCCTGGAATGAAGGATAATTTATTTTTGCACGCAGGTCCGCCGATCGAGTGGGCGCGGATGTCGGGTCCGTTGCGCGGAGCGATCATCGGGGCGATGCTGTTCGAGGGCGTAGCGGCGTCCGAAGCAGAGGCAACCTCAATGGTGGAAAGAGGCGAGGTCGAGTTTGATTCGTGTCATCATCATGGCGCGGTCGGTCCGATGGCGGGAGTCACATCCGCTTCGATGAAAGTCTATGTCGTTGAAAATGTCGAACATGGAAATAAATCGTTTTCCAATTTGAATGAAGGCTACGGAAAAGTTTTGCGATACGGCGCGTACAGCGATGAGGTGTTGAAAAAATTGCATTGGATGAACGATGTGTTGGGCGTCGCGTTGGCAGATGCGCTGGCGAGTTCGAGCGGACTCGACATGCGCGCGTTGATCGCGGAGGCGTTGCACATGGGCGACGAGGGGCACAATCGCAATAAGGCGGGCTCGTTGTTGTATTTGAAATTGATCGCGCCGTTGATCGCAAAAGTTGTCAAAGATGATTCGGTGGAGTCGGAGGTGTTGCAATTTCTCGGCGACAATGCGCTGAGTGTTTTGAATCCCGTGATGGCGGCGTGCAAAGCGATGACCGATGCCGCGCATGGCGTTGAGGGCTCGACGATCGTCACAACGATGGCGCGCAATGGAACGGATTTTGGAATCAGAGTCAGCGGACTCGGCGAGCGACAATGGTTCACGGCTCCTGCCGAAATTCCAGTTGGTCTGTTTTTCTCAGGCTTTTCTCAAGCCGACGCCAACCCCGACATCGGCGACAGCGCCATCACCGAAACCGCAGGCATCGGCGGCTTCGCCATGGCAACCGCGCCCGCGATCGTGACGTTCGTCGGTGGCACGCCCAAAGATGCGATGAATGCGACTCTCGAAATGTATGAAATTACTTTTGCCGAAAGCAAATTCTTCACCATGCCATCGCTCGAATTTCGCGGCACACCGACGGGAATTGATTTACGCAAAGTCGTGGAATTAGGAATCACGCCGCGCATCAACACGGGTATTGCACATAAAAATGCAGGGGTGGGGCAGGTGGGGGCTGGGTTGGTGAGACCGCCGTTGAAGATTTTTGAGGATGCGTTGGTGGCGTTTGCGGAGAAGTATGAGCTTTAA
- a CDS encoding (2Fe-2S)-binding protein: MTHTITLTVNGQKYTRDVEARMLLSDFLRHELGLTGTHVGCEHGVCGACTIMFDGESARSCLTFAVQTDGHEITTVEGLAPPSVSPHFGEMGGEKEGGLHPLQQSFWEAHGLQCGYCTPGILMSMIPFLKQNPNPTEEEIRHALSGNLCRCTGYQHIVDAVRLASEKMREAEK, encoded by the coding sequence ATGACGCACACCATCACCCTCACGGTCAACGGACAAAAATATACCCGCGATGTGGAAGCGCGCATGTTGCTCAGCGACTTCCTGCGCCACGAACTTGGACTCACTGGCACGCACGTCGGTTGCGAACATGGAGTCTGCGGCGCGTGCACGATCATGTTCGACGGCGAATCGGCGAGGTCATGTTTGACCTTCGCCGTCCAAACCGATGGGCATGAGATTACAACTGTTGAAGGACTTGCGCCCCCCTCCGTCTCCCCCCATTTCGGAGAAATGGGGGGAGAGAAAGAGGGGGGTCTGCATCCACTTCAACAATCCTTTTGGGAAGCGCACGGACTTCAATGCGGCTACTGCACGCCTGGCATTTTGATGAGCATGATTCCATTCCTGAAACAAAACCCAAATCCAACCGAAGAGGAGATCCGCCACGCGCTTTCTGGGAATCTGTGTCGCTGTACGGGGTATCAGCATATTGTGGATGCGGTGAGGTTGGCGAGTGAGAAAATGAGAGAGGCAGAGAAATAG
- a CDS encoding XdhC family protein — protein MRDILTDIQHWEKEGESIALATVIQTWGSAPRKIGSHMAFTLSGKITGSVSGGCVENAVIEAGMRVLKTNHPQLLHFGVADETAWSVGLACGGSIDVFVQPLDAQVFQEIKRVINHEEGVIHVTIIGGSDELLGEQILIREDQIIAGSLGNEMDSRVLSLSPEISAPQQLTIEEAQVFINVIRPAPTLVIVGGVHIAIALASLAKTLGYQTILIDPRKAWGNETRFPHVDRLIQTWVDDAFEQVKINSSTAIAVLTHDPKIDDPAIKLALNSSAFYIGALGSKSTNAKRRERLLGDGVSESQMDKVHAPIGLDIGAQNPEEIALAVMSQIVQTFRKQNQLEGKREAQNLQSLVSNL, from the coding sequence ATGCGCGACATACTCACTGATATTCAACACTGGGAGAAAGAGGGGGAGTCTATTGCGCTCGCCACCGTGATTCAAACGTGGGGTTCCGCGCCGCGCAAGATCGGCTCGCACATGGCGTTCACCCTCAGCGGAAAGATCACAGGCTCGGTCAGCGGCGGGTGCGTGGAGAACGCGGTCATCGAAGCGGGGATGCGGGTGTTGAAGACAAATCATCCGCAACTGTTGCATTTCGGTGTGGCAGACGAAACGGCGTGGAGTGTTGGCTTGGCGTGTGGGGGAAGCATTGACGTTTTCGTCCAGCCGTTGGATGCGCAAGTTTTTCAAGAAATAAAACGAGTGATCAATCATGAAGAGGGCGTGATTCACGTCACGATAATTGGCGGCTCAGATGAATTGCTCGGGGAGCAAATTCTGATTCGAGAAGATCAAATCATCGCGGGTTCGCTTGGCAACGAAATGGACTCGCGTGTGTTAAGCCTATCACCAGAAATTTCAGCGCCGCAACAATTGACAATAGAAGAAGCGCAGGTTTTTATCAATGTCATTCGACCCGCGCCAACGTTGGTCATCGTCGGCGGCGTGCATATTGCCATTGCGTTGGCGTCACTCGCAAAAACGCTTGGCTATCAGACTATCCTCATTGACCCGCGCAAGGCTTGGGGCAACGAAACCCGATTCCCGCATGTGGATAGATTAATCCAAACTTGGGTTGACGATGCGTTTGAACAAGTCAAGATCAATTCGTCCACTGCCATCGCCGTTCTGACACACGACCCAAAGATTGACGACCCTGCGATAAAATTGGCGTTGAACAGTTCCGCGTTTTATATCGGCGCGTTGGGGAGCAAGAGCACAAATGCAAAACGAAGAGAAAGATTGCTGGGCGACGGCGTGAGCGAATCGCAGATGGACAAGGTCCACGCGCCGATCGGCTTGGACATCGGCGCGCAAAACCCCGAGGAGATCGCGCTCGCCGTCATGTCGCAGATCGTGCAAACTTTCAGGAAACAGAATCAACTTGAAGGGAAGAGAGAAGCGCAGAATCTCCAATCTCTAGTCTCCAATCTCTAA
- a CDS encoding amidase, translating to MNLSVTQSFRNNEISARDLVSSLQSLFDSREPEVLSFLPEPNRFERLQKDAEELTQKFPDVKSRPPLFGMTLGVKDIFHVGGFVTQAGSKLPAEDLQGDEAASVTKLKNAGALILGKTVTTEFAYFTPGPTRNPHNKHHTPGGSSSGSAAAVGAGICDLALGTQTIGSVIRPAAFCGVVGFKPTYERISRAGVIPLSPTLDHVGVFAKDVETVGRVATVLVENWGIGELGAGDWRLDASTGSARRTGDSKPVLGIPEGKYLENTTEEGLKHFHEVCKLLSANYELRSVQVMDEFGEIKSRHDAIMSYDASQVHKEWFAKYESLYSSKFSDLIKRGQKVSTQSVQSLISSRNTFREQITKTMNDNNIDLWICPPAIGPAPKGLDSTGDPVMCLPWTQIGFPAINIPTTKNGDGLPMGLQLVGKWNADESLLAWAKEIEKVVRKI from the coding sequence ATGAACTTATCTGTCACCCAATCCTTCCGCAACAACGAAATCTCTGCAAGAGACTTAGTCTCCAGTCTCCAGTCTCTCTTCGATTCTCGTGAACCCGAAGTTCTATCTTTCCTTCCCGAACCCAATCGCTTTGAACGATTGCAAAAAGACGCGGAAGAATTAACTCAGAAATTTCCCGACGTGAAAAGTCGTCCGCCGTTGTTTGGGATGACTCTCGGCGTGAAGGATATTTTCCATGTGGGTGGTTTCGTCACACAGGCGGGAAGCAAACTGCCCGCAGAAGATTTACAAGGCGATGAAGCCGCAAGCGTTACAAAATTAAAAAATGCAGGCGCGTTGATCCTTGGCAAAACGGTCACGACCGAGTTTGCCTATTTCACACCAGGTCCAACTCGAAATCCGCACAATAAACATCACACGCCTGGCGGATCAAGCAGTGGTTCTGCCGCGGCAGTCGGCGCGGGGATTTGTGACCTCGCGCTTGGCACGCAGACCATCGGCTCGGTGATTCGTCCCGCCGCGTTTTGTGGCGTGGTCGGTTTCAAACCAACGTACGAGAGAATTTCGCGCGCGGGCGTCATTCCGCTTTCGCCGACGTTGGATCATGTTGGGGTGTTTGCGAAGGATGTGGAGACGGTGGGGCGAGTTGCGACTGTGTTGGTAGAGAATTGGGGAATTGGAGAATTGGGTGCTGGAGACTGGAGATTAGATGCTTCGACAGGCTCAGCACGACGGACTGGAGATTCAAAACCTGTGCTTGGGATTCCTGAAGGAAAATATTTGGAGAATACAACTGAAGAAGGTCTCAAGCATTTTCATGAGGTGTGTAAATTACTAAGCGCAAATTACGAATTGCGTTCTGTCCAAGTTATGGATGAATTTGGTGAGATCAAATCCCGTCACGACGCCATCATGTCTTACGATGCTTCACAAGTACACAAAGAATGGTTTGCAAAATACGAATCGCTGTACTCCTCTAAATTCTCCGATCTCATCAAACGCGGACAAAAAGTCTCCACGCAAAGCGTCCAGTCTCTAATCTCTTCCCGCAATACCTTCCGAGAACAAATTACCAAAACCATGAACGACAACAACATTGACTTATGGATTTGCCCTCCAGCGATCGGGCCCGCCCCGAAGGGACTCGACTCTACAGGCGACCCCGTCATGTGCCTGCCGTGGACGCAGATCGGATTCCCCGCCATAAACATCCCTACAACAAAAAATGGAGATGGTTTGCCAATGGGATTACAACTCGTCGGTAAATGGAATGCGGATGAATCATTGCTCGCCTGGGCAAAAGAGATTGAAAAGGTTGTGAGAAAGATATGA